One genomic region from Haloprofundus salinisoli encodes:
- a CDS encoding glycoside hydrolase family 68 protein: MQDDSERRSPDEDVRRRTPAWTREHAAGIERSEDTVAPIIYPPEAPVDSDLHIWDTWFLRERDSSIAEIDGYRVIFALTSSSELLPGKRHDVATIRYFYSRDGEEWETGGPVFDVDENGPLGSRQWAGCALYDQGTVYAYYTASGARGEEELTYTQRLAVGRGGTVETDENGLRIDGTWTHEVLLEPDGEYYEIEAQSRGMIYTFRDPWFFEDEGTTYLLFEANTPVLEGSDACGDPAQQEFNGSVGIAESPTGDPTDFKLRPPLLDAVCVNQELERPHVVRRDGRYYLFISSHVHTFAPDLDGYDALYGFVADSLRGEYEPLNGSGLVLTNPANAPFQAYSWLAYDHGDELLATSFFNYFEFDRPSLDEVAVLPEAEQLRRFGGTLAPTVRIRLDDNRTKVVGTLGHGHLPLPNEKLPEPWWERGERLPNEGEYGRRT; this comes from the coding sequence ATGCAAGACGACTCTGAGCGGCGTTCTCCCGACGAGGACGTGCGCCGCCGCACCCCGGCGTGGACCCGCGAGCACGCCGCCGGAATCGAACGCTCCGAGGACACCGTCGCACCCATCATCTACCCGCCGGAGGCACCCGTCGACTCGGATCTCCACATCTGGGACACGTGGTTCCTCCGCGAGCGCGACAGCTCCATCGCCGAGATCGACGGCTACCGCGTCATCTTCGCGCTCACCTCCTCCTCGGAACTGCTCCCCGGCAAGCGCCACGACGTGGCGACTATCCGCTACTTCTACTCGCGCGACGGCGAGGAGTGGGAAACTGGTGGACCCGTCTTCGACGTCGACGAGAACGGTCCGCTCGGGTCGCGGCAGTGGGCCGGCTGCGCGCTGTACGACCAAGGAACCGTCTACGCCTACTACACCGCCTCGGGCGCGCGAGGAGAGGAGGAACTCACTTACACCCAGCGCCTCGCAGTCGGTCGCGGTGGCACCGTCGAAACCGACGAGAACGGCCTCCGAATCGACGGGACGTGGACCCACGAGGTGCTTTTGGAACCCGACGGCGAATATTACGAGATCGAGGCCCAGTCCCGCGGGATGATCTACACCTTCCGCGACCCGTGGTTCTTCGAGGACGAGGGCACTACCTACCTGTTGTTCGAGGCGAACACGCCCGTCCTGGAGGGCTCCGACGCCTGCGGCGACCCCGCCCAACAGGAGTTCAACGGTAGCGTCGGCATCGCCGAGTCGCCGACGGGCGACCCTACGGACTTCAAACTCCGCCCACCGCTTCTCGACGCCGTCTGCGTGAATCAGGAACTCGAACGCCCGCACGTCGTCCGCCGCGACGGCCGGTACTACCTCTTCATCTCCAGCCACGTCCATACGTTCGCGCCCGACCTCGACGGCTACGACGCGCTGTACGGCTTCGTCGCCGACTCGCTGCGCGGCGAGTACGAACCGCTCAACGGCTCGGGACTTGTGTTGACGAACCCGGCGAACGCGCCGTTTCAGGCGTACTCCTGGCTCGCGTACGACCACGGCGACGAACTGCTCGCCACCTCCTTTTTCAACTACTTCGAGTTCGACCGGCCGAGTCTCGACGAAGTCGCGGTACTTCCGGAGGCCGAGCAACTGCGTCGGTTCGGCGGGACGCTCGCGCCGACGGTTCGCATCCGTCTCGACGACAACCGGACGAAAGTGGTGGGCACGCTCGGCCACGGCCACCTCCCGCTGCCAAACGAAAAACTCCCGGAGCCGTGGTGGGAGCGCGGCGAGCGATTGCCGAACGAAGGCGAGTACGG
- a CDS encoding acyltransferase — MTKRHISLPLAAEEGVRAFIDEVDERLSGEEDTCDVVQDVLIDLYGDREAYERWQAGEDVSNAERVRLQGYDPCNSTLESEYYAEKDEEMFKRSKHLQWLWRQFDATPMADNVEFALRFRQMLANHLFEEAGENLRLFKGITMTYGHNIRVGDNTVIHDNVHLDDRGRLTIGNRVSISDGVHLYSHDHDIVDQTAVKNFHTVVEDDARVTYDAMVRAGCKIGENSVVGARSVVQGDVPAHHVAVGTPAKSVKVKPGWEEEAEPLEAGGENRQAEREIPYDLPEGIDAFDEFGRDLESPN, encoded by the coding sequence ATGACAAAGCGTCACATCTCGCTCCCCCTCGCGGCCGAGGAAGGAGTTCGAGCCTTCATCGACGAGGTTGACGAACGACTCTCCGGCGAGGAGGACACCTGTGACGTGGTCCAAGACGTTCTTATCGACCTCTACGGCGACCGGGAGGCGTACGAACGCTGGCAGGCGGGAGAAGACGTGTCGAACGCCGAGCGCGTCCGCCTGCAGGGGTACGACCCGTGCAACTCGACGCTGGAGTCGGAGTACTACGCCGAGAAGGACGAGGAGATGTTCAAGCGCTCGAAACACCTCCAGTGGCTCTGGCGGCAGTTCGACGCGACGCCGATGGCCGACAACGTGGAGTTCGCGCTCCGCTTCCGACAGATGCTCGCCAACCACCTGTTCGAGGAGGCCGGCGAGAACCTCCGTCTGTTCAAAGGTATCACGATGACGTATGGTCACAACATCCGCGTCGGCGACAACACCGTCATCCACGACAACGTCCACCTCGACGACAGAGGCCGGTTGACCATCGGGAATCGGGTCTCCATCTCCGACGGCGTCCACCTCTACAGCCACGACCACGACATCGTCGACCAGACCGCAGTGAAGAACTTCCACACCGTCGTCGAGGACGACGCCCGCGTCACCTACGACGCGATGGTCCGCGCCGGCTGTAAAATCGGCGAGAACAGCGTCGTCGGCGCGCGGTCGGTCGTGCAAGGCGACGTGCCCGCCCACCACGTCGCCGTCGGGACGCCCGCCAAGAGCGTGAAGGTGAAGCCGGGGTGGGAGGAGGAGGCCGAACCGCTGGAGGCCGGCGGCGAGAACCGGCAGGCCGAACGCGAGATTCCGTACGACCTCCCCGAGGGTATCGACGCGTTCGACGAGTTCGGTCGAGATCTCGAATCGCCGAACTGA